From a single Methylosinus sp. H3A genomic region:
- the bcsA gene encoding UDP-forming cellulose synthase catalytic subunit, which produces MSTLRFLSFLLLGVVAVALATQPVSVQAQLVTSLAVIFLLAALWKFARGAESRQLFIALALFVVLRYVYWRITSTLPPLSDPVGLTCGSILLAAELYCVAMLFLTLVVNAEPLTREPAPQIEDEALPVVDVLVPSYDEDASILATTLAAAKSIDYPVDRLNVFLLDDGGTDQKCADPDPQIAERAKARRAALQELCAALGCYYLTRERNEHAKAGNLNAALTRISGDIVVVLDADHAPFRSFLRETIGYFFEDDRLFLVQTPHVFLNPDPIEQNLRTFRRMPSENEMFYGITQRGLDKWNAAFFCGSAALLRRAALDETDGFSGVSVTEDCETALELHARGWTSVYVDRPLVAGLQPESFVSFIGQRVRWCQGMLQIFLLRNPLLKRGLEPLQRLGYLSSMSFWFFPFPRLVFMLAPLAFILFDVKIFVSNIEEAIAYTATYVVVNAMLQNYLFGKVRWPWMSELYEYCQGVFLSKAIVSVFLRPRSPSFEVTAKGAVQTQDRLSEFAWPFFAIYGLLALGAAVAVYRCVAEPGVRQLMFFVGLWNMFNLVTAGVALGAVAERRRREAHPRLSIERRGALALGEEHIRVAIEEVSAGGCRLRAATEADAKALAAAKVAEGRLFIDSCVDAARRPSLSARIVSVAPDGRAAAAFALSQPQDYLALADLMYGDASALERFQAARRAHKGIVAGTVQFLWWGAIEPLRAFAYLRPRAGDPSLREPPPFADFSTIFGRRPQRLRPPADERATPAIERKRSATDEKV; this is translated from the coding sequence ATGTCGACCTTGCGATTTCTCTCCTTTCTCCTGCTCGGCGTCGTCGCCGTCGCGCTCGCCACACAGCCGGTCAGCGTGCAGGCGCAGCTCGTCACCAGCCTCGCCGTCATCTTCCTGCTGGCGGCGCTGTGGAAATTCGCGCGCGGCGCGGAGTCGCGCCAACTCTTCATCGCGCTCGCGCTCTTTGTGGTGCTGCGCTATGTCTATTGGCGCATCACCTCGACTCTGCCGCCGCTCTCCGATCCCGTCGGCCTCACCTGCGGCTCCATATTGCTCGCAGCCGAGCTCTATTGCGTGGCGATGCTGTTCCTCACTCTCGTCGTCAACGCCGAGCCGTTGACGCGCGAGCCGGCGCCGCAGATCGAGGACGAGGCTCTGCCCGTCGTCGACGTTCTGGTGCCGAGCTATGACGAGGACGCCTCCATTCTCGCCACGACGCTCGCCGCGGCGAAATCGATCGATTATCCTGTCGATCGGCTGAATGTCTTCTTGCTCGACGACGGCGGCACGGATCAAAAATGCGCGGACCCAGATCCGCAAATCGCCGAACGCGCGAAGGCGCGCCGCGCCGCCTTGCAGGAGCTCTGCGCCGCGCTCGGCTGCTATTATCTCACCAGAGAGCGCAACGAGCACGCCAAGGCCGGCAATCTCAACGCTGCGCTGACACGAATTTCCGGCGACATCGTCGTCGTGCTCGACGCCGATCACGCGCCTTTCCGCTCCTTCCTGCGCGAGACCATCGGCTATTTCTTCGAGGATGACCGGCTGTTCCTGGTGCAGACGCCGCATGTCTTCCTCAATCCCGATCCGATCGAGCAGAATCTGCGCACCTTCCGCCGCATGCCCTCCGAGAACGAGATGTTCTATGGAATCACGCAGCGCGGGCTCGACAAATGGAACGCCGCTTTCTTCTGCGGCTCGGCCGCCCTGCTGCGTCGCGCCGCGCTGGACGAGACGGATGGTTTTTCCGGCGTCTCCGTCACCGAGGATTGCGAGACGGCGCTCGAGCTGCATGCGCGCGGCTGGACCAGCGTCTATGTCGACAGGCCGCTCGTCGCCGGATTGCAGCCGGAGAGCTTCGTCTCCTTCATCGGCCAGCGCGTGCGCTGGTGCCAGGGCATGCTGCAGATTTTCCTGCTGCGCAATCCGCTGCTGAAGCGCGGCCTCGAGCCGCTGCAACGGCTCGGCTATCTGTCGAGCATGAGCTTCTGGTTCTTTCCCTTCCCGCGTCTCGTCTTCATGCTGGCGCCGCTCGCCTTCATCCTCTTCGACGTCAAGATATTCGTCTCCAATATAGAAGAGGCGATCGCCTATACCGCGACCTATGTCGTCGTGAATGCGATGCTACAGAATTATCTCTTCGGCAAGGTGCGCTGGCCCTGGATGTCGGAGCTCTATGAATATTGCCAGGGCGTGTTCCTGTCCAAAGCGATTGTCTCCGTCTTTCTGCGGCCGCGCAGCCCCTCCTTCGAGGTGACGGCCAAAGGCGCGGTGCAGACGCAGGATCGCCTCTCCGAATTCGCCTGGCCCTTCTTCGCCATCTATGGATTGCTCGCGCTCGGCGCCGCCGTCGCCGTCTATCGCTGCGTCGCCGAGCCGGGCGTGCGCCAGCTGATGTTCTTCGTCGGGCTGTGGAACATGTTCAATCTCGTCACCGCCGGCGTCGCGCTCGGCGCCGTGGCGGAGCGACGTCGCCGCGAGGCGCATCCGCGTCTTTCCATCGAGCGGCGCGGCGCGCTGGCGCTCGGCGAGGAGCATATTCGCGTCGCCATAGAGGAGGTCTCCGCAGGCGGCTGCCGCCTGCGCGCCGCGACGGAGGCGGACGCCAAAGCGCTCGCCGCCGCAAAGGTCGCGGAGGGACGTCTCTTCATCGACTCCTGCGTCGACGCCGCGCGCCGTCCGAGCCTCTCCGCGCGCATCGTGAGCGTCGCGCCGGACGGACGCGCCGCCGCCGCCTTCGCCTTGTCGCAGCCTCAGGATTATCTGGCGCTCGCCGATCTCATGTATGGCGACGCCTCCGCGCTCGAGCGCTTCCAGGCCGCGCGCCGCGCACACAAGGGCATTGTCGCCGGAACGGTGCAATTTCTCTGGTGGGGCGCGATCGAGCCGCTGCGCGCCTTCGCCTATCTGCGCCCCCGCGCGGGCGACCCCTCGCTGCGCGAGCCGCCGCCCTTCGCCGATTTCTCCACGATCTTCGGCCGCCGTCCGCAGCGCCTGCGACCGCCGGCGGACGAGAGGGCGACGCCCGCCATAGAGCGCAAGCGCTCCGCCACCGATGAAAAAGTCTGA
- the bcsS gene encoding cellulose biosynthesis protein BcsS yields MMLSKTALPLAMCAALWSTARAADWYTGSPAGETPPPPAAPQPTVSIDLSVDGTSRSSIAGAAIGKIAPFGSLAESGPRIRVSTVIGKYAYDASDLPVYIPVGAAFIPSNSGYGRVHGTLEDGSFMVGYEVVTNQGGVAVYVGPDVMNHSLSPFDPGNQVRGVSAGAKVGVEAFTRPTDSTMLALVAYYSTVHNSYYTRLKFGVELADYVYVGPEALALGDDYFAQWRAGAHITGLKFGALQIGLSSGYLRDRVRGSGAYGILDTHIAF; encoded by the coding sequence ATGATGCTCTCGAAAACGGCTCTGCCGCTCGCAATGTGCGCGGCCTTGTGGTCGACGGCTCGCGCCGCCGATTGGTATACGGGCTCTCCCGCAGGGGAGACGCCGCCCCCGCCCGCCGCGCCGCAGCCGACGGTCTCCATCGATCTTTCCGTCGATGGCACGTCGCGCAGCTCCATCGCCGGCGCCGCCATCGGCAAGATCGCGCCTTTCGGCTCGCTCGCGGAGAGCGGCCCGCGCATTCGCGTTTCGACCGTCATCGGCAAATACGCCTATGACGCGAGCGATCTCCCCGTCTATATCCCCGTCGGCGCGGCTTTCATTCCGAGCAATTCCGGCTATGGCCGCGTGCATGGAACGCTCGAGGACGGCTCCTTCATGGTCGGCTATGAGGTCGTCACCAATCAGGGCGGCGTCGCTGTCTATGTCGGCCCGGATGTGATGAATCACAGCCTGTCGCCTTTCGATCCGGGCAATCAGGTGCGCGGCGTTTCCGCCGGCGCCAAGGTCGGAGTCGAGGCCTTCACGCGGCCGACGGACTCCACCATGCTGGCGCTCGTCGCCTATTATTCGACGGTTCACAATTCTTACTACACACGCCTGAAGTTCGGCGTGGAGCTCGCCGATTATGTCTATGTCGGCCCGGAGGCGCTGGCGCTCGGCGACGATTATTTCGCGCAATGGCGCGCCGGCGCGCATATCACCGGATTGAAATTCGGCGCGCTGCAGATCGGCCTCTCCAGCGGCTATCTGCGCGATCGTGTGCGCGGCAGCGGCGCCTATGGAATTCTCGACACCCATATCGCTTTCTAA
- a CDS encoding carboxylesterase, with protein MAVDGVEEGLSFVDLALEGREPWRIARRFRAARGAGAARPGVVLLGGFKSDMLGSKASHLDAWAEAEGRAFLRFDYSGHGESSGRFADGTIGDWLAQSLAVFDASTSGPQILVGSSMGGWLALLMARRLAAAGRRLHGLVLIAPAVDFTQELIWNNADDEIRRAIIEDGAWLRSSPYAPEPTPITRGLIEEGRAHLMLGDVIRVDAPVHILQGMRDEDVPYRHALRLMDCLASDPVVLTLVMEGDHRLSRGEDLAHLTATIEALG; from the coding sequence ATGGCTGTGGACGGCGTCGAGGAGGGGCTGAGCTTCGTCGATCTCGCCCTCGAGGGGCGCGAGCCCTGGCGCATCGCTCGCCGTTTTCGCGCCGCGCGTGGGGCGGGGGCGGCGCGCCCCGGCGTCGTCCTGCTTGGCGGCTTCAAATCCGACATGCTCGGCTCCAAGGCCTCTCATCTCGACGCCTGGGCGGAGGCCGAGGGCCGCGCTTTCCTGCGCTTCGACTATTCGGGCCATGGCGAATCGAGCGGGCGCTTCGCGGATGGGACGATCGGCGATTGGCTCGCGCAGAGCCTCGCCGTCTTCGACGCTTCGACGAGCGGACCGCAGATTCTCGTCGGCAGCTCGATGGGCGGCTGGCTCGCTCTGCTGATGGCGCGCCGCCTCGCCGCTGCGGGCCGCCGCCTGCACGGCCTCGTGCTGATCGCGCCCGCCGTCGATTTCACGCAAGAGTTGATCTGGAACAACGCCGACGATGAAATCCGCCGCGCGATCATCGAGGACGGCGCCTGGCTGCGTTCCTCGCCCTATGCGCCGGAGCCGACGCCGATCACGCGCGGGCTCATCGAGGAAGGACGCGCGCATCTCATGCTGGGCGACGTCATCCGCGTCGATGCGCCCGTGCATATATTGCAAGGGATGCGCGACGAGGACGTGCCCTATCGCCATGCGCTGCGGCTGATGGATTGTCTGGCGAGCGATCCCGTCGTGCTGACGCTGGTGATGGAAGGCGATCACCGCCTCTCGCGCGGCGAGGATCTCGCCCATCTCACGGCCACGATCGAGGCGCTGGGCTAA
- a CDS encoding glycosyltransferase family 4 protein: MLENFHAFPSTSRPLAGRTILQVVPDLQSGGAERATIDIAEALHMAGARALVASEGGRMVSELQAKGGVWLPFPAATKNPLAMALNSFRLARILREEAIDLVHARSRACAWVAYYAARRAGARFVTTFHSIYGGASPIKQRYNSIMAAGDLVIANSHFTACHIAELYPQAERRIVVIARGLDLRAFSPSAVEPARVERMRAAWGVARHERVVLMPARLSARKGHLVLIDAAKLLVVGGLSDVRFVLAGDAPNAAFRANVEAHIARAGLEGVVLTPGYCADMPAAYLAAAVAVAPSTTPEAFGRVAVEAQAMGTPIIVSDLGAAVETVLAPPQVDAADATGWRAPAGDAAALARAIREALELRPSARDGLTTRARQHVQTHFSVERMCGATLDAYELVLSARAPGA, encoded by the coding sequence ATGCTAGAGAATTTCCACGCCTTCCCCTCGACCAGCCGTCCCCTCGCGGGTCGGACGATTTTGCAGGTCGTGCCCGATCTCCAGTCGGGCGGCGCCGAACGCGCGACGATCGACATCGCCGAGGCGTTGCATATGGCCGGCGCGCGGGCGCTCGTCGCCTCGGAGGGCGGCCGCATGGTCAGCGAGCTGCAAGCCAAGGGCGGAGTATGGCTGCCATTCCCCGCCGCGACGAAGAATCCGCTCGCCATGGCGCTGAACTCCTTCCGCCTCGCCCGCATTTTGCGCGAGGAGGCGATCGATCTCGTGCATGCGCGCTCGCGGGCCTGCGCCTGGGTCGCCTATTACGCCGCGCGGCGCGCCGGCGCGCGCTTCGTCACCACCTTCCACAGCATCTATGGCGGCGCCTCGCCCATCAAGCAGCGCTACAATTCGATCATGGCGGCGGGCGATCTCGTCATCGCCAATTCGCATTTCACCGCCTGCCACATCGCCGAGCTCTATCCGCAGGCCGAGCGGCGCATCGTCGTGATCGCGCGCGGGCTCGATCTGCGCGCCTTCTCGCCCTCCGCCGTCGAGCCCGCCCGCGTCGAGCGCATGCGCGCCGCATGGGGCGTGGCGCGGCACGAGCGCGTGGTGCTGATGCCGGCGCGGCTCTCGGCGCGCAAGGGCCATCTCGTGCTGATCGACGCGGCGAAGCTCCTCGTCGTCGGAGGCCTCTCGGATGTGCGCTTCGTCTTGGCGGGCGACGCGCCCAACGCCGCTTTTCGCGCCAATGTCGAAGCGCATATCGCGCGCGCCGGCCTCGAGGGCGTCGTGCTGACTCCAGGCTATTGCGCCGACATGCCCGCCGCCTATCTCGCCGCCGCGGTCGCCGTGGCGCCCTCGACGACGCCAGAAGCCTTCGGCCGCGTCGCCGTAGAGGCGCAGGCGATGGGCACGCCGATCATCGTCTCCGATCTCGGCGCGGCGGTCGAGACCGTGCTCGCCCCGCCGCAAGTGGACGCCGCCGACGCCACCGGCTGGCGCGCGCCGGCGGGCGACGCGGCCGCGCTGGCGCGGGCGATCCGCGAGGCGCTGGAGCTGCGTCCCTCCGCGCGGGACGGGCTGACGACGCGCGCACGGCAGCATGTGCAGACGCATTTTTCCGTCGAGCGAATGTGCGGCGCGACGCTCGACGCTTATGAGCTCGTGCTCTCGGCGCGCGCGCCCGGCGCGTGA
- the lpdA gene encoding dihydrolipoyl dehydrogenase: MAYDLIVIGTGPGGYVCAIRAAQLGLKTAVVEKRATHGGTCGNVGCIPSKALLHASHMFDEAGHGLADLGVIVDPPRLDLKAMMKHKADTVAANVGGVAFLFKKNKIDSYHGVGRILGAGRVEVTGENGATQILESRNIVIATGSAVAPLRDVDGKEIAFDEKTILSSTGALELDAPPKHLVVVGAGVIGLELGSVWRRLGAQVTVIEYLDRISPGADAEIATRFQKILEKQGFAFHLAAKVTKIEKTAEGVSVAYASTKGGGGTPIAADAVLIATGRLPYTAGLGLEEAGVLTERGRVVIDEHFGSNVPGIYAIGDVVRGAMLAHKAEEEGVALAEILAGQAGHVNYGIIPSVVYTMPEVAWVGMNEEEAKSAGLAYNVGKFPFSANGRARANRQTEGFVKVLADAATDRVIGVHILGSDASELIAEAGVLMEFSGAAEDLARTCHAHPTLSEAIKEAALGVAKRSIHL; the protein is encoded by the coding sequence ATGGCTTATGATCTCATCGTCATCGGCACGGGGCCGGGCGGCTATGTCTGCGCGATCCGGGCGGCGCAGCTCGGTCTCAAGACCGCCGTCGTCGAAAAGCGCGCGACCCATGGCGGCACTTGCGGCAATGTCGGCTGCATTCCCTCCAAGGCGCTGCTCCACGCCTCGCATATGTTCGACGAGGCGGGCCACGGCCTCGCCGATCTCGGCGTCATCGTCGATCCGCCGCGCCTCGATCTGAAGGCGATGATGAAGCACAAGGCCGACACGGTCGCGGCGAATGTCGGCGGCGTCGCCTTTCTGTTCAAGAAGAACAAGATCGATTCCTATCACGGCGTCGGCCGCATTCTCGGCGCCGGACGCGTCGAGGTGACCGGCGAGAATGGCGCGACGCAAATTCTCGAATCACGAAATATCGTGATCGCGACGGGTTCCGCCGTCGCGCCGCTGCGCGACGTCGACGGCAAGGAGATCGCTTTCGACGAGAAGACGATTCTCTCTTCGACCGGGGCGCTCGAGCTCGACGCCCCGCCCAAGCATCTCGTCGTCGTCGGCGCCGGCGTCATCGGCCTCGAGCTCGGCTCGGTCTGGCGCCGGCTCGGCGCGCAGGTGACGGTCATCGAATATCTCGACCGCATATCGCCCGGCGCCGACGCCGAGATCGCGACGCGCTTTCAGAAGATTTTGGAGAAGCAGGGCTTCGCCTTCCATCTCGCCGCCAAGGTCACCAAGATCGAGAAGACCGCGGAGGGCGTCTCGGTCGCCTACGCCTCCACCAAGGGCGGCGGCGGCACGCCCATCGCCGCCGACGCCGTGCTCATCGCCACGGGGCGCCTTCCCTACACGGCCGGCCTCGGCCTCGAGGAGGCGGGCGTCCTCACCGAGCGCGGGCGCGTCGTCATCGACGAGCATTTCGGCTCCAATGTGCCGGGAATTTATGCGATCGGCGATGTGGTGCGCGGCGCGATGCTGGCCCATAAGGCCGAGGAGGAGGGCGTCGCTCTGGCGGAAATCCTCGCCGGCCAGGCGGGACATGTGAATTACGGCATCATCCCTTCGGTGGTCTATACGATGCCCGAGGTCGCCTGGGTCGGGATGAACGAGGAAGAGGCGAAATCGGCGGGCCTCGCCTATAATGTCGGCAAATTCCCCTTTTCCGCCAATGGCCGCGCGCGCGCCAACCGGCAGACGGAGGGCTTCGTCAAAGTGCTGGCCGACGCCGCGACCGACCGCGTGATCGGCGTGCATATATTGGGCTCGGACGCCAGCGAATTGATCGCCGAAGCCGGCGTGCTGATGGAGTTCTCCGGCGCAGCCGAGGATCTGGCCCGCACTTGCCACGCGCATCCGACCTTGTCGGAGGCGATCAAGGAGGCGGCGCTCGGCGTCGCCAAGCGCTCGATCCATTTGTGA
- a CDS encoding usg protein has product MASREFRRMLEGYGLTTANIFYRLPDHPAIMQSYIWQDYDLQPEFPQLRKFLDFWQRSLDGRLHSVQVAHSGLIRPAEISLVGEEFRLH; this is encoded by the coding sequence ATGGCGTCGCGCGAATTTCGCCGCATGCTCGAAGGCTATGGACTGACGACGGCCAATATTTTCTACCGTCTGCCCGATCATCCCGCGATCATGCAATCCTACATCTGGCAGGACTACGATCTGCAGCCCGAATTTCCGCAATTGCGCAAATTCCTGGATTTCTGGCAGAGGAGCCTCGATGGGCGGCTCCATTCGGTGCAAGTGGCGCATAGCGGTCTCATTCGCCCGGCGGAAATCTCGCTGGTGGGCGAGGAGTTCCGTCTGCACTGA
- a CDS encoding GlcG/HbpS family heme-binding protein, with protein MRFVMAAAIGALFLSVPAAFSAEGDTKGVKQKFSLTLDGAKKAAAAAEAEALKNGWNVVIAIVDDGGNLLYLQRLDGTQASSSETATRKARTSALFKRPTKALEDAVAGGRVALLSLPNVTPLEGGVPLVYKGEIIGAIGVSGATSQQDAQVAKIGADTLVQ; from the coding sequence ATGCGCTTCGTCATGGCGGCCGCGATCGGCGCCCTCTTCCTCTCCGTCCCCGCGGCTTTTTCGGCGGAGGGCGACACCAAAGGCGTGAAGCAGAAATTCTCGCTCACCCTGGACGGCGCCAAGAAGGCCGCCGCCGCCGCCGAGGCGGAGGCCCTCAAGAATGGCTGGAATGTGGTGATCGCCATTGTCGACGACGGCGGCAATCTCCTCTATCTGCAGCGCCTCGACGGCACGCAGGCCTCGTCGTCCGAGACGGCGACGCGCAAGGCGCGCACCTCCGCGCTGTTCAAGCGTCCGACCAAAGCGCTCGAGGACGCCGTCGCCGGCGGCCGCGTCGCTCTGCTGAGCCTGCCCAATGTCACCCCGCTCGAGGGTGGCGTCCCGCTCGTCTACAAGGGCGAGATCATCGGCGCGATCGGCGTCTCCGGCGCCACGTCGCAGCAGGATGCGCAGGTCGCCAAAATCGGCGCCGACACGCTCGTGCAGTGA
- a CDS encoding tyrosine recombinase XerC — translation MRDSPRAATKRSGAAFLAAPDVVSEAGAWLDHLAGERRASRHTLDAYARDARFFLEFLAEHRGAPADAATLSALAPADIRAFMARRRTEGLENRSLLRALAAVRSLMRFLEKKGLAKTDVFGAVRAPKKPHSLPKALSVADARDLTCAETRAGEAREPWILARDAAALALLYGAGLRISEALSIERDRAPIGAVDRVSITGKGGKTRVVPVIEPVRRAIEEYIALCPYHLAGGPLFVGARGGPLSPRILQLAVERMRGALGLPASATPHALRHSFATHLLGRGGDLRSIQELLGHASLSTTQIYAAVDKTRLLDAWRSAHPRGARDSIK, via the coding sequence ATGCGCGATTCCCCAAGAGCCGCAACCAAAAGATCGGGCGCCGCCTTTCTGGCGGCGCCCGATGTCGTCTCCGAGGCTGGGGCTTGGCTCGACCATCTCGCCGGCGAGCGGCGCGCCTCCCGCCACACGCTCGACGCCTATGCGCGCGACGCACGGTTTTTCTTGGAGTTTCTCGCCGAGCATCGCGGCGCGCCGGCGGACGCCGCCACATTGAGCGCGCTCGCCCCGGCCGATATACGCGCCTTCATGGCGCGGCGCCGCACCGAGGGGCTCGAGAATCGCTCGCTCCTGCGGGCGCTGGCCGCCGTGCGCTCGTTGATGCGCTTCCTCGAGAAAAAGGGTCTTGCCAAGACCGACGTCTTCGGCGCCGTCCGCGCGCCCAAAAAGCCTCACAGCCTGCCCAAGGCGCTGAGCGTCGCCGACGCCCGCGACCTGACCTGCGCCGAGACCCGCGCCGGCGAAGCGCGCGAACCCTGGATTCTCGCCCGTGACGCCGCTGCTCTGGCGCTGCTCTATGGCGCGGGATTGCGCATTTCCGAGGCGCTGTCGATCGAGCGCGACCGGGCTCCCATCGGGGCCGTCGACCGCGTCTCCATCACCGGCAAGGGCGGCAAGACGCGCGTGGTCCCGGTCATAGAGCCGGTTCGCCGGGCGATAGAGGAGTATATCGCGCTCTGCCCCTATCACCTCGCCGGCGGCCCTTTGTTCGTCGGCGCGAGAGGGGGGCCCCTCTCGCCGCGCATATTGCAGCTCGCCGTGGAGCGAATGCGCGGCGCGCTGGGCCTGCCGGCGAGCGCCACGCCCCATGCGCTGCGCCATTCCTTCGCGACGCATCTCCTGGGCCGTGGCGGCGATTTGCGCAGCATACAGGAGCTGCTCGGCCACGCCTCGCTCTCGACGACGCAAATCTACGCCGCCGTCGACAAGACGCGGCTGCTCGACGCCTGGCGCTCGGCGCATCCGCGCGGCGCCCGCGATTCCATCAAATAG
- a CDS encoding DUF1476 domain-containing protein: MSTFDNREESFEKRYVHEQELQFRAEARRNRLFGLWAAEKLGKTGPEAEAYAEALVAAEASANADELVFSRVKDDFAAAGVDQSDHQIRRTLDELLDKARAEVQQS, translated from the coding sequence ATGAGCACATTCGACAACCGGGAAGAGTCTTTCGAGAAGCGCTACGTCCACGAGCAGGAGCTCCAGTTCCGCGCCGAGGCGCGGCGTAACCGACTGTTCGGCCTTTGGGCCGCGGAAAAGCTCGGCAAAACAGGGCCGGAGGCCGAGGCCTACGCCGAGGCGCTGGTGGCGGCGGAGGCTTCCGCCAATGCGGACGAGCTGGTCTTTTCCAGGGTGAAGGACGATTTCGCCGCGGCCGGCGTCGACCAGTCCGACCATCAGATTCGTCGCACTCTCGACGAGCTGCTGGACAAGGCGAGGGCCGAGGTGCAGCAGAGCTGA
- the purC gene encoding phosphoribosylaminoimidazolesuccinocarboxamide synthase, which produces MDFLKPRLIPMNRRRRIYEGKAKVLYEGPEPGTLIQHFKDDATAFNAKKHEVIDGKGVLNNRISEFVFQHLNDIGVPTHFIRRLNMREQLIREVEIVPLEIVVRNVAAGSLSKRLGMEEGTQLPRSIIEFYYKNDALDDPMVSEEHITAFGWASPQEIDDIMALAIRVNDFLSGLFLGVGIRLVDFKMECGRLWEGDMMRIVVADEISPDSCRLWDIKSNDKLDKDRFRRDMGGLVEAYTEVARRLGILQENETPRPSQPKLVQ; this is translated from the coding sequence ATGGATTTTCTCAAGCCCCGGTTGATCCCGATGAATCGCCGCCGCCGCATCTACGAAGGCAAGGCCAAGGTCCTCTATGAGGGCCCGGAGCCCGGGACGTTGATCCAGCATTTCAAGGACGACGCCACCGCGTTCAACGCCAAGAAGCACGAAGTCATCGACGGGAAGGGCGTCCTCAACAATCGCATCTCGGAATTCGTCTTCCAGCATCTGAACGATATCGGCGTGCCGACGCATTTCATCCGCAGGTTGAACATGCGCGAGCAGCTGATTCGCGAGGTAGAGATCGTTCCACTCGAGATCGTCGTGCGCAATGTCGCCGCCGGCTCGCTGTCCAAACGCCTCGGCATGGAGGAAGGCACGCAGCTGCCGCGCTCCATCATCGAATTCTATTACAAGAACGACGCGCTCGACGACCCGATGGTCTCGGAAGAGCACATCACCGCCTTCGGCTGGGCGAGCCCGCAGGAGATCGACGACATCATGGCCTTGGCCATTCGCGTCAATGATTTCCTCTCGGGCCTGTTCCTCGGCGTCGGCATCCGCCTCGTCGACTTCAAGATGGAGTGCGGGCGGTTGTGGGAAGGCGACATGATGCGTATCGTCGTCGCCGACGAGATTTCCCCCGACTCCTGCCGGCTGTGGGACATCAAGTCCAACGACAAGCTGGACAAGGACCGCTTCCGCCGCGACATGGGCGGCCTCGTCGAGGCCTATACGGAAGTGGCGCGCCGTCTCGGCATTCTGCAAGAGAACGAGACGCCCCGTCCGAGCCAGCCCAAGCTGGTGCAGTAA
- the hemA gene encoding 5-aminolevulinate synthase → MDYRRFFETAVTRLQEERRYRVFAHLERCVETFPQAVWHCDDGSTRDVTVWCSNDYLGMGQNPEVIAAMVETASRVGAGAGGTRNISGTSHAIVELESELADLHGKEAALVFTSGWISNLAAISTIADLLPDCVILSDASNHNSMIEGVKRSRAERKIFRHNDLAHLEELLVEAGNRPKLIVFESLYSMNGNIAPVAEIATLAERHGAMTYIDEVHAVGMYGARGGGICEREGVMHRIDVIEGTLAKGFGTLGGYIAGDRVVIDAIRSYAASFIFTTALPPAIAAAATVAVRVLKTRSDLRAAHQRASHITKHALAAAGLPVLENGSHIVPVMVRDAELCKAASDMLLERHDIYIQPINYPTVARGSERLRITPTPRHTPEHIVALVEAVVDVWHTLGIPFVEPPQHLHVDAESRERCTYPEIKLAAQ, encoded by the coding sequence ATGGACTATCGGCGCTTTTTCGAGACGGCAGTCACTCGTCTCCAGGAGGAGCGCCGTTACCGGGTCTTCGCCCATCTCGAACGCTGTGTCGAAACTTTCCCACAAGCGGTCTGGCATTGCGACGACGGCTCCACCCGCGATGTGACGGTGTGGTGCTCCAATGATTATCTCGGCATGGGGCAGAACCCCGAGGTGATCGCCGCAATGGTGGAGACCGCCTCGCGCGTCGGCGCGGGCGCCGGCGGCACGCGCAACATCTCCGGCACCAGCCATGCGATCGTGGAGCTCGAGAGCGAGCTCGCCGACCTCCATGGCAAGGAGGCCGCGCTCGTCTTCACTTCGGGCTGGATATCCAATCTCGCCGCCATATCGACGATCGCCGACCTCTTGCCCGATTGCGTCATCCTCTCCGACGCCTCCAACCATAATTCGATGATCGAGGGCGTGAAGCGCTCACGCGCCGAGCGCAAGATTTTCCGCCACAATGATCTCGCCCATCTCGAGGAGCTGCTCGTCGAGGCCGGAAATCGGCCCAAGCTCATCGTCTTCGAGAGCCTCTATTCGATGAACGGCAATATCGCCCCGGTCGCCGAGATCGCCACGCTCGCCGAGCGTCATGGCGCCATGACCTATATCGACGAGGTCCATGCGGTCGGCATGTATGGCGCGCGCGGCGGCGGCATCTGCGAGCGCGAGGGCGTCATGCATCGCATCGACGTCATAGAGGGCACGCTGGCCAAGGGCTTCGGCACGCTCGGCGGCTATATCGCCGGCGACCGTGTGGTGATCGACGCCATTCGCAGCTATGCGGCCTCCTTCATTTTCACCACGGCTCTGCCGCCCGCCATCGCCGCCGCGGCGACGGTCGCCGTTCGGGTGTTGAAGACACGCTCCGATCTGCGCGCCGCCCATCAGCGCGCCTCGCATATCACCAAACATGCGCTGGCTGCGGCCGGTCTGCCGGTTCTGGAGAATGGCTCGCATATCGTGCCCGTGATGGTGCGCGACGCCGAGCTGTGCAAGGCGGCGAGCGACATGCTGCTCGAGCGCCACGATATTTATATCCAGCCGATCAATTATCCGACCGTCGCGCGCGGATCGGAGCGTCTGCGCATCACGCCCACGCCGCGCCATACGCCGGAGCATATCGTTGCTCTGGTCGAGGCGGTGGTCGATGTCTGGCACACGCTGGGCATCCCCTTCGTGGAGCCGCCGCAGCATCTGCATGTCGACGCGGAGAGCCGCGAGCGCTGTACCTATCCCGAGATCAAGCTCGCCGCGCAGTGA